TGACATATGTTCGAAATATTCGTAAGGGATGGCTGAAAAGGAGGCAAAGATCGAATACGTGACAGAGCCTTGCCCTATTAAacctcgtaaaataggtccacAGAACATTGTCGTGCGATTAAAACGACGAGAAACATTTGGTTGTCCTTATCCAGGAACACATGTACATAATGCTAGACAATTCTATCAAAATGTATTTCCTAATTTCACCGTTTTGAACGTAGAAAAACCTCCATGTTTTCTAAGAAAATTTAGTCCCGATGGTCGTTACTTAATAGCTTTTAGTGCTGATCAAACTTCTATAGAGGTTTATGAATACCGTGGTGCATCTGCAGCCGCAGATCTATTAGCTAGCTGCGAAGGTGAATACATTGGATATAAAAATGATGAATGTAATTTATACATCAGAAGGAATATTTTTAACAGATTTTTCAAGGTACATTATACTAATTCCTTCTTTATAAGTTTTTTAATTCCTTAACGTCAATGgtaataagtaatatatatcACAAAATTTATAGGcaaaatggattgtaaatgtAGTTCAAAGTAATGAACAATTGAATAGAGAGTGTAGTCTGTTTACAGATGATGGTAGATATGTAATTGTTGGTTCGGCTGCCCATATTCCAGATGAATTGAGACCACATTTTTATCAGGTAATTCTGTTATTTAGTGATTATACTACACTTAATTCGTATGATAATTTTAAATTGTATTTTTTAAGATTTACTCTAATAATGAAGCACTGACACCAAATCCTAGATCCCCACTTGAAGATTATAGTTTACATCTTGTCGATTTGCGAGGAGGGAAATTATGTGATACTAGACATTTTAAAGtagataaaatatatttatctcATAATCAGGGTGAGTACTTTTAATTAATATGTTAAGTACTACAAGAGTTATTGATAGGTGATGATATCAATATTTATTTGAATTAAATAAACAGCAGTATTACTACAATTTTTTATAGtgttaatattttttattcgtTTAGGCCTTTATCTTTATAAGGATATACTAGCAGTGCTGTCTGTGCAGCATCAAACCATTCACATATTTCAGATTCTCGATGGAATGTTCATCAATGTTAGAACAATAGGAAGGTACCACTTGTATTGAATTTGTTCTAATAACTGTTCAAATATTCTGTTGTCAATGATTGATTTTTATAATCAATTTGTAACAGGTTTTGTTTAGAGGATGATGCTTATTTGGTTACAAGCGCTTGTCCAGGAGTGAACTGTCGCCCGTTTAGAGATGTTACAATAAACAGCCTTAAGCATAAATTACTGGTTTATCTTTACAAAAGGGCGGCATATATCAGCGATACGACGAAGGATCCATACGAATTACGACGTTTTTATCAATATTTTGACCAAGTAATATGTAACATCTTTATTTGTGTATTTTATAGTGCTATAAGTTGGTGTAATTAGTAACAAATTAATGTTTCAGTTAAACGCGTTGCGGATGTGGAAGATGCAGTTGTTAGATACAAATCATATTCTTGTAAGATTCGCAAGTGAAGAAGTGGCGACACTTCAAGCAAACGAGCCTAACGTACAGCCTGCACTTTTGGTAGTTTATGATATGGTTACTGCTAAAATATTAGCTGCGTATGATAACGCGTCCACACAATTACTAACGCAATTTGAAAACTTCAGTGATTTCTTCAGGAACGCTAGAATGAGTAGTGATTGTCAGTATATGTGTTCACCATCTAACAATATATATGCAAGGTATATTAGACATAGGGATGTTCTAAAGTTATGAGACAAGTTGATATTCCGCTTATCGCATAATTTTGGAGCACCTTGTCCAGATGTCAGCCCATTAGTAGGTTGATAAGTATGTAATAGTTAAGTGTAATATCAATTTGTAATTTTATTATAGATTATTACAACAAAGATTCAAACAAACGATAGTAAGTGCCAGATATGGTGGTGTTACAGAAGCTACAAAAAGATTACTTGCTCAATTACCGATATGCGCTCAATCCTACTCTAGTTCTCCGTACCTGGACTTATCTCTATTTTCATACGACGATAAATGGGTATCTATGATGGAGCGCCCAAAAGCTTGTGACGAACATCCTATACGGTATGATTAACATTTTAACATTTATTCTTCCAGTATCTAAACAAATTGTTCGCTAAAATGATGGCCCCCAAATTACAAAAGAACTATGTATATAATACTGTTAATATTGTTGCATTATTTTTATAGGTTTTATGCTCGTGATTCTGGTCTTTTAAAATTTCGAATGTATGCAGGAATGTTAGGTCGTACAACACCAGCTGCGCGACGActggttgcatttactttccatCCGACAGATCCGTTTGCCATTTCTGTTCAACGAACGAACTCTGAGTATATCGTCAGTTTTCATGTTAGGCATATTTAAGCTTTCATCGTGATATTTTGGCATATTCCACATTGCAATTTTCAGATGAATACGATCTCATTGTACAGTTTTAATAATAGTAATTGACAACTCTATTTCAATCGAATCAAAGAAATTGATGTAATGCCATTCTATTAAGAAAGTACGATTGATTAGATTCATAACTTGTTACTATTTTCCCTAATTTTAATTTAACAGCGATAGATAGGCGATCACTTAGTctctttaaataaataaataagatgAGTTTTAAAAAGTGATTATAAAAATATGTAAAAAGCATATATCATTTTTAAACCAATTTGTACAGTAACTTTTTTACCATATTATTAtacagaaatgaacgaaaatattttcaattgaatcatttcaataaattaaaatattggATGAAGTTAAAGTTGGAGTTTTGAATGATATTGATTAACtttattcaatgaatgtaatatcaatgAGAATTAGTGAAAATTTGTCAACTAGAGAATCAAAGATAATATAGAATCGAACATAAGATACATTGATCGTACTAATTCCATCTTTAATCGATTAaagttaattatttatttttgaaGATATATTGTTGTTACgtgtaattatatttttataaaggTTATGATAAAAATTATAGCAGCTTTAGTTATTATAGAATACATTATAATATCCAAGAattaaataattgaaaatacTGTCAAGATTGGCGACTTTTCTTTGGCACGCTCAAATATGAAACTGTCAGTTGCAACTTTGTTGCAATGTAATGAAATTCATTCGTGTTgacaaattaaaaataaaaattttcctactttatactatttattTGTAAGACTTttatctctttctctttctctttcttaaaTAATATCGAAATCAAACAACTGGGAGTGCCAAGAAATAAAACCGAATAAAATAGTATACAAGCTACGTATTACTATTCTTACTATTATTAATTTTGTATGTATGTACATTTCAAATTTCCCGCAAAAGTCAATGATTTGAAGTTAGCAACCCAAACACGTCGTCACAATACGTAACGCCATCTATTCCGTACGCTATTATCATCTTCAGAGGACAGATTGGGACGCGTGATGTCGTACGAAGCCATAGTAGATTCTGTGTAAAATTGATTTAGTAGTATTTGGATTGAATGGTGCTTATATGTGTATTTTCAGTTTAGTAAATAGTATTATGTATTTTAGTATACGATCCAAGCTGTAAAAGAACAGTAAAGTATAGTCAAGAGGAATTGGTTtttgatattttacataaacttTGCGTGTACGACAGCCAGTTTATGTTACCTCGTTGAAACAGATCAGAAAATTGTAAGTAAATAGTATTATACTTGGTTCTATGCGTTTACATGTGTAAATGATATATAGTTTATGCACATATACACGTATAAGCTGCATAGATGTGCATGCGTagataatttttaattaaagaatACATTTTCCTAAAAGACATCTGCACGCATGCATTATATCGCATTCTATTTACTCTATATATGTGTTACATTTGTGCACGCGCTCCTGTACACATATATGTGCCAACATTGAAGATGTTACACCTGATGTAACTATAAGTACATGTAGTAATTATACAATGATCATTAAGAAAAAGTTATTAATTTATAGTGATCTTTGTGTGAAATTAAGTTTccaacttaaaatgaattttgtTATTAACTCGAATTTTTTCTAAAATGTGAAATACATTTTGAATCATGTTATAATCTTATTTTGCTCATCTTAATATTTTGATTTTCATTTTGTTACAGTGTCATAGAATGGAGATAATGTATAGTTTAAATATCGACTTATTGCTGACATTTTAAGATTATACATGTATTTATGCATCATACTTTATAGTTAAGACATATTGAGTAAAACTATGTTTGATGATTGTATGGCAATTataaaaatgaataataataatagcagcAGAAGTAAAGAGGATTACGCTGTTTGTAACGGCGAGTTAAATCCAAAATGCTTTATCACATGGAGCCCTATGGGAAGGAACAAATTTTCActcaaacataaatatgtgacaTGCAAATCAGCTCCAAATAGAAACAAGCGTTTTGTTCGATTCAGAATAAGTCGGTCATTAAATTTTGATGCAAGTGTTCATAGCTCCAGTTCTGAGACCAGTCCTTACGAGGAAGACAAACATTTGTCAAGATCTGCTAAGATAATGAGAGCTTTACATTTTAACAACAGTCCTTCTTATTACgggaaaacaaaaataaaaaaatcattaaatttcAATTCAACTCCTAGCCCGAAAAGATTTATACCTGCAAAGAAGAATATACGAAAGTCTCTAAGCCTAAACTTTAGTCCTCCATTATCTGTTTCCAATAAATTTATAAACTTTGATGACAATCCTAGTGATTCTGTAAATAACAGTATATTATTCTCATCTTCTGATTCTATCGATGAGAATCAAAATGAAACGCCATCGCAACAGAGTACAAAAGAACACGAAATTTTACATTATTCTACACCTAACGCGAAATTAACCAGGAAGTCGTTACGTTTGGCTGGATTTACACCATTGATGCGTAGTCGACTAAAAGAGACTGTTGATAATATTGTTTATTCTACTGCAACacctaattcacattcattgaaacGTATCAGCAGGTTAAATTGTACTAATAATATTTCCATGAACACTTCGAGAAATCTGTATCATGAATTTTATGATAAGGATGACAATAGGCCATGTACACCTGAAAATGTAATTAGTATAGTTCCTGAAAGTATGAGTGCTATTAAGAGAAGCCACAAGAAGGTAaatgaataaaattaataaatttgtCTTGTCTTGGTtacttaataaaacttattaatGCATTATAGCATTCACTGTTGAGACTTTAGAGTGTAGAGTCATATTTTTAAAAGATTTACCATAATGATGTTGTTACATATGTTAATTCATAATGAAGCTAGCTGCAATACTTAtgaaatgttctattaagaATTTCAAAACAGATACTGTTTCCATCTAAAAGTCTCAATAGCGATAACTGATTCTGATCTAATACATTACTTGTAAAcctttattaatttttatattacaatgttttatatagGAAAGATCATCAAAACGAAGCGAACGTTGTATAGTGGAATGCACAAATAATTTTGTAGACAACAAGAGCATACTTCAAAATAGAACTAAAGTTTTACTAAATAAACAAACAACGAGTCACACTGAAGATGACATGTCGGATACAGGTTCGCTCTTTGATTATTCTGAAGAACAGAAATCTAGTTTAGATGAATCTAAAGAAATAATTGATTATACTTCAAATTCAAACATTGTATCTGAAATAGATGAAACTGATGTTAAAGTAAAGTCAGAGGAGAATATGGAATGCTTTTTGGAAAATGAGTTACTTCATGATCGCTCTGACGTTAATACAAACGACTCATCTAGTGAAAACGTTAATTTACCCGATGCCAGATCGGTAACGCCAGAACCAGTGACCAATGTCAAGTTAGAGCTACAAAAACCAGTTACTCCCGAAAATCGTATAAATATTTTGGAAAAAATCGCTAATGATTCTATCAAAAGGTCTCATAAAAAAATTAAGGATGATAAAAGGAGATTGTTTAGCCCGAAAATTTTGCAAGGTAGACTAGAAGTTGCAGAACAACACTTACAGAATATGAAGTGTTGGCAAAACATTGAACAGCATGAAAATAATGAAGAGAATAAAATAGAGCAGGATAATCTTAACGCATCAAGAGAGGACAGATCGTCTACGCCTGAGAAAATAAACTCGAGCAGACTTTTATTGTCACAATTCAGTTCTGTTAAAAAATCTCACAAGAAGGATAAACATAACAAGATATTGTCCGGATTTTTAAAACGGCAAGAATATTTCAATAAAGACATGGACTTGGCGACAAATAGCAAATATAAAACATTTGATGACGATGGAGTATCCGAATCTAAAAGCAGCACGGAAGATTTCTCTTTGGATTTAGGTGTGAGCACAAATATTGACGATTCTACTCCTTTGATAGGATACATGGGTACAAATTCGTCCTTGGAAAAACTATCTCCCAGTAAAAGAAAGAAATTATTAAACGTATCGTACGACGGCGAAACTAGCGCGTCATATGATTCCGAGTTACAAGAATCCGATGTATCGAAAGAAGAGTTCCAAATTTTCTCGCCTCTTAAGAGGAAGAGATCATTAATTACATCCACTGTTTATAAAGAATATTTGCATTCTTATGATTTATCATCTGAGAAAAATGAATTTTTTGAGGATAGTGTTGCAAATGCTAATTTCTCGCGGTGTTTAACACCTGTACCAAGTTTTTCAGGTAATTGCGTTAACATAGAAGTAAATAATGAAACGGCAATAAAATCTGGTAGCAACGTTAATAATGAAAGTGCAGAGGAAATAGAAAATTGTATCTCGAATGATGTAACGGGTAGATTAACACCGAGAAATATGTCAACCGCAGAGTTGTACTGTAATTTAGATTCTATTAAGAAATCGCATAAAAAAAATAAACGCGGAAATATTTCACGGAAAGGTATCAATTTGGTCACAAATAATTGTTACGTGGACGAACAAAGCGATAGAACATCGATAGAAAATATTGAAAGTGGAATGTATAATACATTAGACCACTCGAGCGAGTGCGTCGTTATAGACGACATGATAAATAAATCGATGACTAACAAATCAGTCGATCATGATGACGCAGAAGCTTCAACAAGTTTTGCGATTGACAACGAGAATTATCCGAGCACTAGTACAGAAAATCAATCGTCGACCGTGACGCCGCCAAATTGTTTGAAGACGAAAAGTTACATCAGACTTATTCAGGAAACCTCTATTAAGCGATCGCATAAGAAAGTCCGAGATCAAAGGAGACAGGAATTAAAGGTTGACACGATCGAGTTGTCGGACGACGGATCCATATTTGACGATGAAGAGAAATTAGCTTTTACCGAAGATTAATTCGCACTTGATTAATAATGCTCAGCCTACTGGAAAAAATCGGTACCATACTGTTTTAACGGTTTGCTGGTAAGTTTAGCCAAGTACTTGTGTATAGCGTTATAAGTAGGCTTTGGATGTTCATGTAAACTCATATTttcataaatataattaaagaaTCGATACCCATAATTTGAGATTCGTTATATCCAATTTGTAAGTATTCTACCGTGTATAGTAGAAGTTCATTTATTGGAACGGAATGATAGTCTCGGTGGAGACGAGCGGGATTTGTATGCAGTGTGTGTTTGCCACGCAATGTTTCGCTATTGTTTCGCAAAATTATGCGTGACAAACGCACAAGCGACGCAATCGTCTGTACCGAGTCTCTGCTACTATCCGGTTAACTAAACTTCCGTTCGTTTTCTGTTATCTGATTGCATTGCCAATTATACTCTACTACATTCGTCCGAGTTCTACTCTCTCCTTCTTAGATCATTTTATATAGTTTTGCGCATTTTGTATTTCTTGTACATACATTTAAATTTCGCATAAATGCATAAACATCCTCAGTCTTCGTTATAAAAGCCGTACTATGTACATTTGTAcgagtatatgtatatatactcgCCTAATTCGCGAGCAACGTGTACGTAAGTACATACATTGAAAGTAACAACAACGTGATCATCTTTTCTGCAGTGTTTTCGTAATGGAATACTTAAAAATGTATTTAAAGAGAAGCGCTCGCGTTACATGCAATCAATCGTACACAGTGTGTATCACTGAAAAAGTGTTAAACACATGTTTAACATCTTAGAAACGTGTTACGTACTAAACACGTGCATTGAATTGTCAATGAATTAAAAAAAGAATATGTAAttcagcgctgtgtgacgctTCATCTTTGAAACTTGCTTTTAAATAATCATTCTTAACGTATGCTTTGTATTACGTATATTCGTTTAAGACATTGTTAGAAATAACATTCATAAAATGATAggatagaaaaataaatatatatatatatagaaaacttTCTTATGTTAAGGGTTACGAGGaacaaatataaaatatgtactcTCAATTTGTACATTGAAATAATTTTGTTAAGAATCGAAGACAATTTACGAAATAAGCTAAATACGATAGTCTTGATAACGATATGTCGAAATTAAGATTAACATCCTGCCTTTCCTTTGTCTTACTCtttccgcctcctcctcctttCTTCAATTTCTCTCTTTTTAATTTAGCTTCCCTTTCTTTTCTCGTACCTTCTTCAAGCACAGACTTTCCAATAATTGTAGGTAACATACATTAGACTAATTGATAAAATGTGACAATACGATAGTACATTTTACGCGTAGGCGATAATTAGAGAAATAAAGTGAAAGAAAGCCGTAGGGAAATATATAACAATGATTAAATTTCAAAGATGAACATCTTTGTGGCAATACGCGCGTGCATTATGATACTGTGTATGGTAGTATATAACGGTGATATAACGTAGAAATCAACGGTGGAACCTTTGTAGTCTACGTTTCGCGTTAAACGCATTTCTTTGCTCGTGTTCTATTTTCTTTTGTCTTCCTTCTCGAATGTATTTAACGTTCGGATCGATGCGGAATTACATTGACTGCATTTAACGCG
The window above is part of the Xylocopa sonorina isolate GNS202 chromosome 3, iyXylSono1_principal, whole genome shotgun sequence genome. Proteins encoded here:
- the Abo gene encoding de-etiolated protein 1 abo, which translates into the protein MAEKEAKIEYVTEPCPIKPRKIGPQNIVVRLKRRETFGCPYPGTHVHNARQFYQNVFPNFTVLNVEKPPCFLRKFSPDGRYLIAFSADQTSIEVYEYRGASAAADLLASCEGEYIGYKNDECNLYIRRNIFNRFFKAKWIVNVVQSNEQLNRECSLFTDDGRYVIVGSAAHIPDELRPHFYQIYSNNEALTPNPRSPLEDYSLHLVDLRGGKLCDTRHFKVDKIYLSHNQGLYLYKDILAVLSVQHQTIHIFQILDGMFINVRTIGRFCLEDDAYLVTSACPGVNCRPFRDVTINSLKHKLLVYLYKRAAYISDTTKDPYELRRFYQYFDQLNALRMWKMQLLDTNHILVRFASEEVATLQANEPNVQPALLVVYDMVTAKILAAYDNASTQLLTQFENFSDFFRNARMSSDCQYMCSPSNNIYARLLQQRFKQTIVSARYGGVTEATKRLLAQLPICAQSYSSSPYLDLSLFSYDDKWVSMMERPKACDEHPIRFYARDSGLLKFRMYAGMLGRTTPAARRLVAFTFHPTDPFAISVQRTNSEYIVSFHVRHI
- the LOC143433668 gene encoding uncharacterized protein LOC143433668, translating into MFDDCMAIIKMNNNNSSRSKEDYAVCNGELNPKCFITWSPMGRNKFSLKHKYVTCKSAPNRNKRFVRFRISRSLNFDASVHSSSSETSPYEEDKHLSRSAKIMRALHFNNSPSYYGKTKIKKSLNFNSTPSPKRFIPAKKNIRKSLSLNFSPPLSVSNKFINFDDNPSDSVNNSILFSSSDSIDENQNETPSQQSTKEHEILHYSTPNAKLTRKSLRLAGFTPLMRSRLKETVDNIVYSTATPNSHSLKRISRLNCTNNISMNTSRNLYHEFYDKDDNRPCTPENVISIVPESMSAIKRSHKKERSSKRSERCIVECTNNFVDNKSILQNRTKVLLNKQTTSHTEDDMSDTGSLFDYSEEQKSSLDESKEIIDYTSNSNIVSEIDETDVKVKSEENMECFLENELLHDRSDVNTNDSSSENVNLPDARSVTPEPVTNVKLELQKPVTPENRINILEKIANDSIKRSHKKIKDDKRRLFSPKILQGRLEVAEQHLQNMKCWQNIEQHENNEENKIEQDNLNASREDRSSTPEKINSSRLLLSQFSSVKKSHKKDKHNKILSGFLKRQEYFNKDMDLATNSKYKTFDDDGVSESKSSTEDFSLDLGVSTNIDDSTPLIGYMGTNSSLEKLSPSKRKKLLNVSYDGETSASYDSELQESDVSKEEFQIFSPLKRKRSLITSTVYKEYLHSYDLSSEKNEFFEDSVANANFSRCLTPVPSFSGNCVNIEVNNETAIKSGSNVNNESAEEIENCISNDVTGRLTPRNMSTAELYCNLDSIKKSHKKNKRGNISRKGINLVTNNCYVDEQSDRTSIENIESGMYNTLDHSSECVVIDDMINKSMTNKSVDHDDAEASTSFAIDNENYPSTSTENQSSTVTPPNCLKTKSYIRLIQETSIKRSHKKVRDQRRQELKVDTIELSDDGSIFDDEEKLAFTED